From a single Apostichopus japonicus isolate 1M-3 chromosome 12, ASM3797524v1, whole genome shotgun sequence genomic region:
- the LOC139977349 gene encoding nicastrin-like, whose amino-acid sequence MAASCFANTTRKRDFVFKILLFFLYASVEVSGKGKRTYQMIYEEIAHLSPCIRRMNATHQIGCSSDFNGNTGVLHLIEEDADIDWLNVNGSYSPYIAFFSAADMFTRSNIEKLLATKKISGILVDHSNRTRNDIIDDESFRYSSDRSCPNDNFGLYNGTDLGSCSSVTWNLNGTGSNFEVDFGVPVLALTSESEVEFIRECYYNHNHPDDTEAEYPLCAMELKDFMHGVKDTPTCMWRTQRTSNLEISSYCDPIGDNNVWGFAKNSDNSSSYKSVILAASPLDATSLFYSLFPRVGAESVVTSFVPLLAAAEAIGKISKKEKDSWEHDVMFALFNTESYDYSGSSRMVYDMMRGYFPTSKETIKKEEKEKKKRLPQMNVTDISYVLELRQLGLSNGTYYAHVDPISQADEGTKKKTDDLIKILQEVGPVEVNTVPADIPLPPASFQQFLKTGINIPGVVLTDHEREYNNRFYNSRYDFPYDLGIDKDNKTEVLYLAKKLNKVAETVAKTLVSLAGGDESSVKTDVTTVNDLLFCFLVNANCSLFRSLQQKADVHISPIAIDLYPGVWQSDTQGSILTTRLLAYFLGEKTAMNETDKDDCSQPDDSEVYTYHYAIGPEMNPDKGICIKSTVHITAAVSPAFIDDEHTKPDWASTQYSTWTESQWSPSPFRIRVFLVPSPKQEWVIFSLGLSIALVSFPIVYFINARADVLFRTDSSY is encoded by the exons CTTCTGTAGAAGTCTCAGGAAAAGGCAAGAGAACGTATCAAATGATTTATGAGGAGATTGCACACTTGTCTCCCTGTATAAGGAGGATGAATGCTACTCATCAGATTGGATGTTCAA GTGATTTTAATGGCAACACAGGTGTCTTACATTTGATTGAGGAAGATGCCGACATAGACTGGCTTAACGTCAACGGTTCTTATTCACCGTATATTGCCTTCTTCAGTGCAGCAGATATGTTTACCAG GTCTAACATCGAAAAATTATTAGCGACAAAGAAGATCAGTGGTATCCTTGTGGACCACAGCAACAGAACGAGGAATGACATCATTGATGACGAATCTTTTAGGTATTCATCAGATAGATCTTGCCCGAATGACAACTTTG GCCTCTACAATGGAACAGATCTCGGCAGCTGCTCGTCGGTCACATGGAACCTCAACGGCACCGGTAGTAACTTTGAAGTGGACTTTGGTGTCCCTGTACTTGCCCTTACGAGTGAATCGGAAGTAGAGTTTATAAGAGAG TGTTACTACAACCACAACCATCCAGATGATACGGAAGCCGAGTACCCGCTCTGCGCCATGGAGCTCAAAGATTTCATGCATGGCGTCAAGGATACGCCGACCTGTATGTGGAGGACACAGAGGACTTCAAACCTGGAAATAA GTTCTTACTGTGATCCGATCGGAGATAATAATGTTTGGGGTTTTGCAAAGAATTCTGACAACAGCTCTAGCTACAAGTCCGTCATTCTTGCTGCCTCTCCG CTTGATGCCACATCACTATTTTACAGCCTCTTTCCCAGAGTGGGGGCCGAGTCTGTCGTTACCAGTTTCGTACCCCTCTTAGCAGCTGCAGAAGCCATCGGTAAAATATCCAAAAAAGAGAAGGACTCTTGGGAGCATGATGTCATGTTTGCATTGTTCAACACG GAGAGCTACGATTATTCAGGTTCCTCTCGGATGGTCTACGACATGATGAGAGGCTACTTCCCAACGTCTAAAGAAACGATaaagaaggaggagaaggagaagaagaagaggttGCCTCAGATGAACGTCACCGACATCAGCTACGTCTTGGAGCTCAGACAACTGGGCTTATCGAACGGAACTTACTATGCACATGTCGATCCAATCTCGCAGGCGGATGAGGGCACCAAGAAAAAG ACCGATGATTTAATAAAGATTCTTCAAGAGGTGGGCCCTGTAGAGGTAAACACAGTGCCAGCAGACATACCACTCCCTCCAGCATCATTCCAACAGTTTCTTAAGACTGGTATTAACATCCCTGGAGTAGTACTGACTGATCACGAAAGAGAATATAACAATAG GTTTTACAATAGCCGTTACGACTTCCCTTACGACCTTGGAATCGATAAGGATAACAAAACAGAAGTATTGTACCTTGCCAAG AAATTGAACAAAGTTGCTGAAACAGTAGCTAAAACACTGGTCTCTTTAGCTGGAGGTGATGAAAGCTCTGTGAAGACAGATGTGACTACG GTCAACGACCTACTCTTTTGTTTTCTGGTGAACGCCAATTGTTCCCTGTTCCGTAGCTTACAACAGAAGGCGGATGTCCACATAT CTCCCATCGCTATTGACCTTTACCCAGGGGTCTGGCAGTCAGACACCCAGGGCAGCATCCTGACCACCAGACTGCTAGCGTATTTCCTGGGAGAGAAGACTGCCATGAATGAAACGGATAAAGATGATTGCTCACAGCCTGACGACAGTGAG GTCTATACTTACCACTATGCGATTGGCCCTGAGATGAACCCGGACAAGGGCATCTGCATCAAAAGTACAGTCCACATTACAGCTGCAGTATCGCCAGCATTCATCGATGACGAACACACGAAACCGGACTGGGCCTCTACACAGTATTCAACATGGACCGAGAGTCAGTGGTCCCCGTCACCCTTCCGTATCAGAGTATTTTTAGTCCCTAGCCCCAAACAGGAG TGGGTGATATTTTCATTGGGGCTTTCAATAGCACTCGTGTCTTTCCCGatagtttatttcatcaatgCCAGAGCAGATGTTCTCTTCAGGACGGATTCCAGTTATTGA